TCTAAAATATGCGCAATCCCATTATCATTATACGGCGGTGTTTTAAAAGCAATCATAAAAGCTTTATTTGGGTCATCATTTTCCAAACGCAATACTTGCGCGCCTGTTTCTTCATGTTCGTATAACTTACCATATGATTGGATATCTTCTAGCGACTGTTCTTCAATTAATTTAAATACCATGTAAATCACTCCTATTCTGGTTCCAACTCACTGAAATGACTCCACTTCAAAAGCCACCTCTGTGCGCTTCTCGCACGCCGTTGGCTTTCTCCAGTGGTTCATTTCAAAGCGTTCGTTGTCACACTATGTTCTATTCTGGTTCCAACTCACTGAAATGACTCCACTTCAAAAGCCGCCTCTGTGCGCTTCTCGCACGCCGTTGGCTTTGAATTACGGTTCGCTCGGGTTGGCTTGACGTCCACTTCAGAAGTTACTTTTGTGCGATTCTCGCACGCCAGCAACTTCCTCCAGTGATTCAAGCCAGAACACCCTCACTCTCACTATAAGTTCCAGTGGTTCATTTCAAAGCGTTCGTTGTCACACTATGTTCTATTCTGGTTCGTTCGGGCAGCCTTGACATCCACTTCGCATAGCTCTTGAAGTGTTTACGCACTTCTACGACCTCTGCTCCAGTGGTTCGAGGCTGAACGCCCTCACTCACACTATGTTCTATTCTGGTTCGTTCGGGCAGCCTCGACATCCACTTCGCAAATCGCTTGGGCCGCTTATCGCTCTCCGGCGCTTTTTGCTCCAGTGGTTCGAGGCAAAACGTTTTCTCTCGCATTATATTCCTTTTGTTGTGCAAGGCTTAGTTAGACATATTAATTGTCTTTAACATCGTTAAAACGTTGCTATTATTGTAACGGTTTATCTAACTAATGTAAACACATAAGGATAGCCGGTATCCTTTAAAAACTAATGTAATTCCATCATTTTTCAATTTCACCCCGGTGCGTGAAGCTTGAAAACTAATATTTATCACACCTTATTATTAGAAAAACACAAATACTCGATAAACATTCATTGCCGTCCCACAACATTTCCAATCTTGATTGTCTCAAACTTATTGCCGTTACCTCATTGACTACTCTTTATCTATTAAGTTAACCATTAAGCGGTAATAATATTCGTAACTCAAACCAACCATTACGGGCCTCAAAAGTAACCGAACCACGATAACGTGTGACAATCTCACGAATACTTTTTAAGCCATAGCCATGCGAATGACTATCAAATTTTGTTGTCTTCGGCCAATCGCCGTCTAATTCCATTGGCCCTTCGTAGCAATTTTCCATCCGGATCCGAACAAATCCTTTTTCCTGCATAATTAATAAATGAATCAATCGCTTTTCAATATCATCGATTTTTTGAACACTTTCAATGGCATTATCAAGCATATTACCAAACAGCGTACTCAAATCATACGGTGTCATAAATGATAGCAAAGTACCATCTGCTACAACCATAAGTTCAATCTCATTGCGCTGACAAAAGATAGCTTTCCCGGTTAAAATTGTATCTAATATTTTATTGCCCGTTTGATTTTTGGCCTCGTATAATTTAATGTCTTTCTCCATATTCGACAAGTAATCAACATGTTTTTGATTCCCAGCTTCACTTTTTAATAAATTAATTTGGTACTTCAAATCATGATATTTTTGATTAATCATTTCAATACTCTGTTCAAGTACTTCATAATTTTGATACTGCATATGTAACATTTGTTGTAGGCGTTCATACTCAAGCCGTGTTTGCAATTGAGCTAATTGATAATGATATGCATACAAAATAGCGACACCAGCTAAGTCAAATAAGGTGCGGACTAAAAATATTTCATAGGTAAAACGACTGCTAAATAATGAGTCGCCCAAAGCATAACTCAAGTTACTCATAATAAATATCGCTGCTCCAATAATGATAACGGCCATCACTTCATGATATGTGACTGCTATAACAGCATTAAATTGTTTCAAACGACTTTCCAGCCACCAAAACAACACCGTCATCATCGGTACAAATACGCCAAAATAACATAAATAACTAAGCCATAACTGTTGCGTAATACCCAGATAAAATAGTATTTGCCAACCTAATGAAGCAATAAATTCCCCCATGATAAAAACGCGTATCGCAAAATAGAGGGCATTTTTTACATCAAATTGACCTAAACACCACATTACAGCAAAAATCAATACAATATACAAAATCATTAAAGGTAAAAACAACTGAACCACGCCGTCGCTCAGCATCATAATAATTAATAAAGTAATGAAAAATAAACTCAACACGGTAACAGTCACTCGTGCATGGTGTCGCCTTGGGCTCACTGACAAAATAATACAACAACTGACCCAATAGGAAATTGCGTAAAACACACCCGGAGTATTGGTTATCATTATTTACTCACCTCATTTACGTAGTTATTATACGTATCTAAAAAGATTTTTCTACGCGCACGACTGATAGTAAATAGTTGGTTATCGATAGTAATCGTCTGAGTCGTGGCACTTTCCATATAATCAAAGTTGATAATGGTCGACTGATTAATTTTGAAAAACCGTCCATCATTTAGTTGCTGCTCACAGGATTTTAACGAAGCACGTAAAGTCAATGTTTCATCGAGTAAATGATACGTCGCTTGATGATTAGTGACTTCAACATAACGGATAGATGCTAGCATTATTTTACGGACCGTACTTCCTGTATCTAACATCAAAAACTTTTGTTCTCTCCGCTGCATTCGTTCAATCGCTCGTTCTAAACGCTGAGTAAAGGCATAATAATTAATCGGCTTTAAAATATAATCCAATGCTTCCACTTCAAACCCACCAATAGCGTACTGTGGCGCCTGTGTAATAAACATAATTATCACATCTCGGTCTGTTTCACGAATTGCTTTTGCTGCTGCTAAGCCATCCATCACTTTCATTTCAATATCCATCAAGATAATGTCAAAAAAGCCATGTTGCACACGCACAATCTCCACCCCATCAGTGAAATGTGCGATTTTAAACCGTTGGCCACTCCTTTGCTCAAAACGCTTTAAATAATCGGTTAGAACGCTCGCATACTGTTTATTATCTTCAACAATCGCAATATGAATCATCCAATGCCTCCTTTCATTATCACAAATTCTATTTTACATTCAAATGAGAAAAAGTGACACTAATATTGTTCAGGCTCTATTCACTCGATATTAGCAATCATCAAATAACAATAGAATACCTATTTTTCTGAGGAATAGGGAATTTTCCGATATCTTGTAGGGACCCACAAGATGTCGAAGAGACAGTACAATACCACAAACCACTGTGCCTTCAAATATCAAAAAGGGGCAATCAATCTGCCCCTTTTGCTTCTTTATCTTCACACTGTAGAATTATATTTTTGTCTCTTATTTATTGCCAATCACAAATAGTACTTGAACTGAAATTGACTCCTCTACAAAGATATCATTTGACGTAACTGATATCTTTGAGTTCTTTATCATCACGGATGCGCCTCATATAATTTATATGAACAACAATGAAGCGGCAAGAGCTTCCTTGTATTCAGTTTGTATGAGTTACTATATATTCAGCAACTCTTATATTTTTACCTTCGCTTCTTCTAAATCATCCTTGTTTGATTTTTCGACTATTGCTTTCAGTCACTCACTAATAGACTAACATCACTTTTTACATACTATAACATCACAGTAAAAGTAATCATATCGTCTTTGTAACTGACGCTAATCATCCCTTTAAATAACTTAACCGTACTTTCTGCCATCGTCAACCCAATTCCAAAACCGGATACTTGATGATTATGAGATTCGTCCGCACGGTAAAAACGTTCAAAATATTTAGAATAATCCTGCCCTTTACCTTCACGATACGTATTAGAAATATCCAATCGTGCCTTTTTAATAAAATTACCCCGACTCAATCTAACACAAACCGTCCCATTTTCATCACAATACTTATTCGCATTATCAACTAAAAGTGTAACCAATTCGAACAAAGCTTTTTTCTCCGCTTTAACATGAATATTCGGCTCAATTGACATCACAAATTGCTTGCCATCGCGCAAAACAAGACCCTTAAAATCTTCTGTTGCATCCTGAGTAATCACTGAAAAATCAACGTCTTCTAGCGTCAACTCAGGTTGTTCTTCTAACTTCGCTAAACTGACCAAGCTATTAATTAATCCCGTCAACCGAGCCACTTGGTCATTAATACTTCTGGTCCATTCAGATGGCTCTATCATCATTTCAATTAATTCATTATTAGCTGAAATAATTGCCACCGGTGTTTTTAATTCATGACCAGCATTGGTAATAAACCGACGTTGTTTTTCATAGTTCGCAACAAACGGCTCAATAACTTTAGCTGATAAAATAAAGATGAGGATTTCAAAGAACACAAAATTTAATACCGCCATAATGAGCGACAGACTTGTAAGTGACGCATTATTTAAATAATACCTCGTTGTATCCAATACCACTATTAACTTCTCATTATTTGGTAAAGCTCTAACTTGATAATGATATATACGACGTCCCTGTTTGAAACTACCTGTATCTTTATCCAAGTCAGCAATTTGTGTCGAATACATTTTAATTTCTTCATCACTCAAATTGGACAATGTATCGGAATCTAACCTAACCACTTCGTCTGTACCCTTTACCTTAACACTAAAGTAGCGAAAATCAGACAGCGAATCGGCTGGGGTGCGTTTAATAAAATCTCTCGGAATGTCACTCGTATTAGGAAATGTTCCTTCATTATCTGCCAACAATGATAGAACCGCGTTAATATTAGAAACTGTCTGCCAACGCCACGCAGCATTGAGGACTGTAACGATTGAAAATAACACAACCAAAATCGCCACTGAAGCGATGGCAATAAAACGTAATCGCAGTGTTTTAAACATCTCATCACCTACACTTTATCTAAAACATAGTGTCCGCCTTCTTCACCTGATATCACAAGATTAGCACCGATAGCTTCTAATTTTTTTCGCAAATAAGAAATGTACATATACACATCTGACTCATCAAATTGTTCAGACTCCTGTTCATTCCATACCCGTTTAAAAATATGCTCCGTCGATAACTGTCTACCAACATTACGCATTAACAACTCCATCATTTTTGCTTCTTTACTTGCCAAGCGAATCGCATTTTGACTACGCATCTCTTGTTCAGCAATGTTTAAACTTACAGATCCAGCTGTTAATAATTTGGTAGTTACTGCCTCATCAACACGACGCTCCATCGAGCGTAGCCGAGCTAAAAGTTCCTTTAACGAAAATGGCTTAGGTAAATAATCATCCGCACCTGCGTCTAAACCGGTAACGCGATCATCAACTTCTGCCATTGCTGTTAACATAATAATATGCATTTGATAGCCAAGACCTCTAACTTCTTTTACCACTTCTATCCCTGTCTTTTTTGGCATCATAATATCAACAACTAGTACATCATAATCATTTTTTTCAACTTGCTCTAGCGCCGCCTGTCCATCAAATACTGTATCCACTTCAAAGCCTGCGTGCGCTAACGCTGTTTCCAGCACTCGATTCATTTGCACTTCATCTTCAGCTACAAGTATTTTCATCTAATCATCCCTACTTTCCACAATTAGTTGTCGTATGGTCTGCATTGATAAATCACAAGACGCCAACTCATCAGCACATCGTTTTAGTTCTCTTTCGATGCGTTTGGCATTGTTAATTTCATGTTTATACTTCATTTGATGTTCCAAACTCGCCCATGAGTCTTGAGCAATCGTACGTAATTGCACTTCAATAAAATACATACCCTGCGTCTCATTTTCACAATCCGGAAACGCTGTTTCGACAGCTAATATCAAATGATAGGACCGATACCCATTCGGCTTTACATGTTTAATATAATCTTTTTCTTCAACAATATGATAGCCATCAAAGCCGCGAATTAGTTCAACGATGGTATAAATATCATCGATAAAACCACAAACAATCCTTACTCCAATACTATCACGAATCAATTTTAATGCAGAATGTGTCGTTTGCGGAAGATTTTTACGTTGACATTTCCCCATCATACTTTCATGCGTCTTCACACGTGCAATCAAATGTTCATATAATTTAAAGCCCGTACTTGCTTTTGCTTTTTCGTTTTCAATTTTGATACGCGTGCTAAATGCATCCAAAATACATGGGAGATAGACTCCGTACTCACCATAAATATCCATCTATATTGTCTCCCTTCTGGTTAAAATGACACTAAAATCAATCAAAGTAGGATATAAACGAATAAAAATCGTAATATCCTATACGATAACTCATTCAAGTTTATGGTAGTTAATTATACTCCGGAATGATTTGTCTGTAAATAGTGATATAATTACGGCGTGAGTGGACGGGCGCTTAGCCACAGCCACTATTATAAAAGCTGTGAGCGCCGCGCACAAAGGAATTCTCTTCCAGCGGACGCCAAGGTAACCTATGCGTGTTGGAATATTCATTATCGCATTAAAAATAAACAGGCAGATGAACAACTATAATAACACGTTAATCCAGCTAGGTGATGATGAAACAAGCATAAATTTTAATGCACGAAGAGGTCAAATTCTATAAAAAAAAGAATTATCACAAGTAACGGACACCTTTATCTATCCTTTCACTTGCGCATAATTCCTAGTCAATAGCTATTTAACTTCCCTATCCGTAGCAGTGGGGCCTACCAATTTCATAACTCCTTCTTCAAACACCAATTCATCAATTGCCATTCGACGATCCCCAGATGGATGTTCCGGATCCGTATGAATATGATACACCATATATAATGTTTTATCATCTAATCCTTTAACCACACTATTATGACCCGGGCCAGAGATACCTTTTTCTAAATCCGAAGCTACAATGGGGTTGTGCTCGTATTTTTCAAACGGTCCCATCGGATTATCAGCTACGGCATAACCAATTGCATAATCCGAACTCGCATAAAAATTCGCTGAGTACATTAAGTAATAGCGCTTATCATGTTTTAAGACAAACGGTCCTTCATTCCATACTACATCGCCATCCAGCCCTTCCCATTCTTGTGACGGTCCAAATAAAAATACAGGCTCACCAATTACTTTGGACAAATCAGCGGATAATTCTTGCACATAAAGATGACTCACTTTCTGCCCATCTACTACATTTTCATAATTATCTTTAACATAGTATAGATAATAGCGCCCCTCATCCTCGAAAATATGGCCATCAATATACGATCCTTTTTCATTGATTAAATCTGAATTGATATCAACAAATGGACCCAATGGTGATTCTGATTTTGCAATGGCAATTCGAAGACTACCATTATAAGCTCTAGCACTATAGGTCATATAATAAGCACCATCTTTTTCAAACACTTCAGGCGCCCAAAAGTCTCGTAACGCCCATTTTTTCTCAAAATCACGATGATCTAACGCAATTCCTTCATCCATCCAATCTACTAAATTTGTACTGGACC
The genomic region above belongs to Aerococcaceae bacterium zg-1292 and contains:
- a CDS encoding GHKL domain-containing protein, producing the protein MITNTPGVFYAISYWVSCCIILSVSPRRHHARVTVTVLSLFFITLLIIMMLSDGVVQLFLPLMILYIVLIFAVMWCLGQFDVKNALYFAIRVFIMGEFIASLGWQILFYLGITQQLWLSYLCYFGVFVPMMTVLFWWLESRLKQFNAVIAVTYHEVMAVIIIGAAIFIMSNLSYALGDSLFSSRFTYEIFLVRTLFDLAGVAILYAYHYQLAQLQTRLEYERLQQMLHMQYQNYEVLEQSIEMINQKYHDLKYQINLLKSEAGNQKHVDYLSNMEKDIKLYEAKNQTGNKILDTILTGKAIFCQRNEIELMVVADGTLLSFMTPYDLSTLFGNMLDNAIESVQKIDDIEKRLIHLLIMQEKGFVRIRMENCYEGPMELDGDWPKTTKFDSHSHGYGLKSIREIVTRYRGSVTFEARNGWFELRILLPLNG
- a CDS encoding response regulator transcription factor; its protein translation is MIHIAIVEDNKQYASVLTDYLKRFEQRSGQRFKIAHFTDGVEIVRVQHGFFDIILMDIEMKVMDGLAAAKAIRETDRDVIIMFITQAPQYAIGGFEVEALDYILKPINYYAFTQRLERAIERMQRREQKFLMLDTGSTVRKIMLASIRYVEVTNHQATYHLLDETLTLRASLKSCEQQLNDGRFFKINQSTIINFDYMESATTQTITIDNQLFTISRARRKIFLDTYNNYVNEVSK
- a CDS encoding HAMP domain-containing histidine kinase, which gives rise to MFKTLRLRFIAIASVAILVVLFSIVTVLNAAWRWQTVSNINAVLSLLADNEGTFPNTSDIPRDFIKRTPADSLSDFRYFSVKVKGTDEVVRLDSDTLSNLSDEEIKMYSTQIADLDKDTGSFKQGRRIYHYQVRALPNNEKLIVVLDTTRYYLNNASLTSLSLIMAVLNFVFFEILIFILSAKVIEPFVANYEKQRRFITNAGHELKTPVAIISANNELIEMMIEPSEWTRSINDQVARLTGLINSLVSLAKLEEQPELTLEDVDFSVITQDATEDFKGLVLRDGKQFVMSIEPNIHVKAEKKALFELVTLLVDNANKYCDENGTVCVRLSRGNFIKKARLDISNTYREGKGQDYSKYFERFYRADESHNHQVSGFGIGLTMAESTVKLFKGMISVSYKDDMITFTVML
- a CDS encoding response regulator transcription factor, yielding MKILVAEDEVQMNRVLETALAHAGFEVDTVFDGQAALEQVEKNDYDVLVVDIMMPKKTGIEVVKEVRGLGYQMHIIMLTAMAEVDDRVTGLDAGADDYLPKPFSLKELLARLRSMERRVDEAVTTKLLTAGSVSLNIAEQEMRSQNAIRLASKEAKMMELLMRNVGRQLSTEHIFKRVWNEQESEQFDESDVYMYISYLRKKLEAIGANLVISGEEGGHYVLDKV
- a CDS encoding GTP pyrophosphokinase family protein → MDIYGEYGVYLPCILDAFSTRIKIENEKAKASTGFKLYEHLIARVKTHESMMGKCQRKNLPQTTHSALKLIRDSIGVRIVCGFIDDIYTIVELIRGFDGYHIVEEKDYIKHVKPNGYRSYHLILAVETAFPDCENETQGMYFIEVQLRTIAQDSWASLEHQMKYKHEINNAKRIERELKRCADELASCDLSMQTIRQLIVESRDD
- a CDS encoding glycoside hydrolase family 43 protein; the protein is MFKRLITIAVVMFFMSLNYTNVLAVTYHNPVGDMTDIGDPFVIKTNNKYYMYATSEPNFGFRVWSSTNLVDWMDEGIALDHRDFEKKWALRDFWAPEVFEKDGAYYMTYSARAYNGSLRIAIAKSESPLGPFVDINSDLINEKGSYIDGHIFEDEGRYYLYYVKDNYENVVDGQKVSHLYVQELSADLSKVIGEPVFLFGPSQEWEGLDGDVVWNEGPFVLKHDKRYYLMYSANFYASSDYAIGYAVADNPMGPFEKYEHNPIVASDLEKGISGPGHNSVVKGLDDKTLYMVYHIHTDPEHPSGDRRMAIDELVFEEGVMKLVGPTATDREVK